Below is a genomic region from Leptolyngbyaceae cyanobacterium.
ACTCGCTGATTTTTTCCTATTTTTACTACCATATAATTTCATTGCTGAAACTCTCATTCCTAATCCCTTCTTCCCCTAATCCCTAGCCCCTAGCTATACTAAAACTCAAGCCTCGAAAGGATTAAACCCTCCGAAACTTGAGTTTTTTTCTAAATGCTGTACGTTGACAGCACTAAAATTTTGACATTCCGCACAGAAAATTCCTGTGGGATTCTTAGGCTCATCTTTTTTGATGATGTCTAGGTTTTGCAACCTAATCCTTAAGCGTATACCAGCCCGAAGGCTAGCAGTTTCCGTCTGCCCGACGGTACTTTTAGGAGTTTAGCAGTAACCCTACTAGACTTCGTAAGGTTTTTGACCGCTGAATTTGATCTTAGAGGGTTCGGGATTGCTACCGATATTGCGGTCTTTCTTACCTACATAAGGACGGCCTTGGTTCACTTTTTCAGGGAACACGCCATCCGCAGGGTGGAGGTATTCGGTGTCACCGTTAGGGAAAACCCGGTAAATCTTGTAGTTATTGATTTTGAATTTAGCACGCAGTTGCTGACCGCCTAAAGCGATACATTGTTCTTTGCGAGCTAAATACAGCAGGTTATCACCTTGGCGCATTACAGCAGCACCGCCTGTCGGCATCTCAAACACCTGTTCTTTGGGGCTAGTCCAGGTGATGGCGTACTTTTCTTCAATTTCCGCTTTGCTGAGTAAACCGCCGGTGCTGCCACCGAACAGAGGTGGTTGTCCAGTCAGAGTTTCTGCCATAGATTCCTCTCTCAACTTTTTAGGGAATCCTATCACCGACGCAGGGGTTGTCTTGCGAATTCGTCAAGAACTGTAACAGTTCTTCAGGTTTGGGGGGCAAGAGGCAGGGGGCAGGGGGCAGGGAGCAGGAGGAAAGGGAAAACCTGAATTC
It encodes:
- a CDS encoding photosystem I reaction center subunit II PsaD; translated protein: MAETLTGQPPLFGGSTGGLLSKAEIEEKYAITWTSPKEQVFEMPTGGAAVMRQGDNLLYLARKEQCIALGGQQLRAKFKINNYKIYRVFPNGDTEYLHPADGVFPEKVNQGRPYVGKKDRNIGSNPEPSKIKFSGQKPYEV